In Cytobacillus oceanisediminis, the following proteins share a genomic window:
- a CDS encoding M14 family zinc carboxypeptidase has product MKKKSLWKVLSSAALAAAILVPQVGFAEGAKPVTEENVSINGFVDYEELKRKLSQIEKSSNGLVQVESAGKTNQGRDIFTARVGHGDKVVLVQSEIHGNEKTGTVALLNILQYLGSSQSADAKRIREELTIVAIPMMNADGSELDRRGNVMTWEEVQEKFPQLHNAQPTWNYYTRTLQGDDYAAAPGFDVNRDFNPDLNYVPKAEDFPGNSSTPGWYITPESQTVRDVYKSLQKEFGIVEVFLDLHHQNFYKIEGTDEDVTMSISADFVPDPSSSEGAKYSQYAENYRFDFSRQLNVALYDALQEKGNSVFTNISLYDQDLDLPGTALGSFALNGSGVVLFEVKGQTHNYGQKMKGQLVKTVETGVMGIINGVADGSVYDLNPEEYNEIPNRVPIR; this is encoded by the coding sequence ATGAAGAAGAAATCATTATGGAAAGTACTTAGTTCAGCAGCACTGGCAGCAGCGATTCTCGTACCCCAAGTCGGCTTTGCTGAGGGCGCAAAGCCTGTGACAGAAGAAAATGTATCAATTAATGGTTTTGTTGATTATGAAGAATTAAAGAGAAAGTTAAGCCAAATTGAAAAATCATCGAACGGCCTGGTTCAGGTTGAATCTGCGGGAAAAACAAATCAGGGGAGAGATATCTTTACAGCACGAGTGGGCCATGGAGATAAAGTGGTACTAGTGCAGAGCGAAATTCATGGCAATGAAAAGACCGGCACTGTCGCGTTGCTGAATATTCTTCAATATTTGGGGTCAAGTCAATCAGCAGATGCGAAAAGGATTAGAGAAGAATTAACGATTGTTGCAATCCCGATGATGAATGCCGATGGTTCCGAATTGGACAGGCGCGGCAACGTAATGACGTGGGAAGAAGTGCAGGAGAAGTTTCCTCAATTACATAATGCACAGCCTACCTGGAATTATTACACGCGAACCCTGCAGGGGGATGACTATGCAGCAGCTCCAGGATTCGATGTAAACCGTGACTTTAACCCTGACTTAAACTATGTTCCGAAGGCGGAGGACTTCCCTGGCAATTCAAGCACTCCAGGCTGGTATATTACGCCTGAATCGCAAACAGTCCGGGATGTTTATAAGAGTCTTCAAAAGGAATTTGGTATTGTTGAAGTCTTTTTAGATCTTCATCACCAGAATTTCTATAAGATTGAAGGAACAGATGAAGATGTAACAATGTCCATTTCAGCAGACTTTGTTCCGGATCCAAGTTCTTCGGAGGGTGCAAAATATAGCCAATATGCGGAGAATTATCGCTTTGATTTCTCTCGCCAGTTAAACGTTGCTCTATATGATGCACTTCAGGAAAAAGGAAATTCAGTGTTTACTAATATCTCATTATATGACCAGGACTTAGACTTGCCTGGAACTGCCTTGGGCTCCTTTGCCCTGAACGGCAGCGGGGTTGTCCTATTTGAGGTAAAAGGGCAGACACATAACTATGGACAAAAGATGAAAGGTCAGCTGGTTAAGACAGTAGAAACAGGTGTCATGGGGATTATCAATGGTGTGGCAGATGGCAGTGTGTATGATTTGAATCCGGAAGAATATAATGAAATCCCTAACAGGGTGCCAATTCGTTAA
- a CDS encoding LXG domain-containing protein — protein sequence MKELHSSLHSLEEQIRNIARDVEGITSLEDSFRGEGAAAIQAFFRECHSPFLLFFEGFLADYQNTLKRIASSLQMLEPASNGFIRQSFLDGEAAQGLVKTVSITISLTEETNAVMQKVSDIVSLPHLQDGEFSAHVRRAELHRRNTVDDLITFDGEKTLALDPIEQDLHLMQTFIDEISSLFQSGNLSISDYSVKQLHSSPIYGELLEGIRHKAGNSMRTPEFHKELGITALGQILPPGAYSIWAIWQSTYERKTIQYQLRALKALAKLNDKEISPEEFTSLSGREILTVEVIDEHGIGSQNQGGKFHLYDDGRIVREYYAEKGKAYEFVDSIPEDRVGGVRELDSMADGTPLEILEYLSLAAVVRKQGTKVIRKSINKADFDALVRILKEEKGHVVLPGKKDGKGTGDVQTGGRELSIDEYLKQLDKAEEMYESFRKSKTDVQSIAKNTGMTEQRVQRIKEHLFIKEHIKEHGIGRFDPDYQIAQAWDRLQKDTYNKNDIDLLNHELFESKFEGIFKTDYRTAHDKTVESGRPWHPLEEE from the coding sequence TTGAAGGAGCTTCATTCCAGTCTGCACTCCTTAGAAGAGCAGATAAGAAACATTGCACGTGATGTAGAAGGAATCACTTCGCTTGAGGACTCCTTTCGGGGAGAGGGAGCAGCCGCTATTCAGGCTTTTTTTCGTGAATGTCATTCTCCTTTTCTCTTATTTTTTGAAGGTTTTCTTGCAGACTATCAAAATACTTTAAAAAGAATAGCTTCTTCACTTCAAATGCTCGAACCGGCAAGCAATGGATTCATCCGTCAGAGCTTTTTGGATGGAGAAGCGGCACAGGGCCTGGTAAAAACAGTATCTATCACCATAAGCCTAACAGAAGAGACAAATGCGGTGATGCAGAAAGTTTCTGATATTGTTAGTCTCCCTCATCTGCAGGATGGGGAGTTTTCAGCACATGTAAGGAGAGCGGAACTTCACCGGCGAAATACGGTTGATGATCTTATTACCTTTGACGGCGAGAAAACGCTGGCTCTTGATCCAATTGAGCAGGATCTTCATCTGATGCAGACATTCATCGATGAAATTTCCAGCCTCTTTCAGAGTGGGAATCTTAGTATTTCCGACTATTCCGTTAAGCAGCTTCACTCCAGCCCAATCTATGGGGAGCTTTTAGAAGGTATCAGACATAAAGCAGGAAATTCCATGCGCACACCGGAATTCCATAAAGAACTAGGCATAACTGCCCTGGGACAGATTCTGCCGCCTGGTGCATATTCCATTTGGGCTATCTGGCAGAGCACATATGAAAGAAAGACAATCCAATATCAGTTAAGAGCCTTGAAAGCTTTGGCAAAGCTAAACGATAAAGAAATCAGCCCAGAGGAATTCACCTCTTTGAGCGGCCGAGAGATCCTGACTGTTGAAGTCATAGATGAGCATGGAATCGGCAGCCAGAACCAGGGCGGCAAGTTCCACCTGTATGATGACGGCCGGATCGTCAGGGAATACTATGCTGAAAAAGGAAAAGCTTACGAGTTCGTCGACTCCATTCCAGAAGACCGCGTGGGAGGAGTGCGTGAACTGGACTCCATGGCCGATGGAACCCCGCTTGAAATTCTCGAATACCTGTCGCTGGCGGCTGTTGTCCGAAAACAAGGAACCAAGGTCATACGGAAGAGCATCAATAAGGCTGACTTTGATGCGCTTGTCAGGATATTGAAAGAGGAAAAGGGCCATGTGGTTTTGCCGGGGAAGAAGGATGGTAAGGGTACGGGTGATGTTCAAACTGGTGGCAGGGAACTTTCAATTGATGAATATCTAAAGCAACTTGATAAAGCAGAAGAGATGTACGAATCTTTTAGAAAATCCAAAACTGATGTACAGTCTATAGCTAAAAATACAGGAATGACTGAACAGAGGGTACAAAGAATCAAGGAGCATTTATTTATCAAAGAGCACATAAAAGAACATGGGATTGGACGCTTTGATCCGGATTATCAAATTGCACAAGCTTGGGATAGGCTTCAAAAAGATACTTATAACAAGAATGATATTGATTTATTGAATCATGAACTTTTTGAGTCAAAATTCGAGGGAATATTCAAAACGGATTACAGGACCGCACATGATAAAACAGTTGAATCAGGGCGTCCGTGGCATCCACTAGAGGAGGAGTAA
- a CDS encoding ABC transporter substrate-binding protein, whose product MKKMLAILASSALLMLAACGSGNEETSGEAPEKKTVKIGITQIVEHPSLDSAREGFIAALKDAGYEEGKNLKIDFQNAQGDMNNNMSIAQNLVADKNDLILAIATASAQSVVQSTKDIPILFTAITDPVGAELVESMEKPGGNATGTSDTHPDAIKKTIDSIKTFVPEAKKVGIIYNDGEPNSVVNVKHAKEAIEAAGLEAVETTISTSSEVKQAAESLVGRADVFYIPKDNTVVSALESVLNVANEKDIPAFVGESDSVKRGGFASYGFEYHDLGYSTGQMAVDILEGKKPGEIPVGYPESLELVINQKAAEEQGVALTDEMLKDANVVGE is encoded by the coding sequence ATGAAGAAGATGTTAGCCATCCTAGCAAGCAGCGCTTTATTAATGCTTGCTGCCTGCGGCTCAGGAAATGAGGAAACCAGTGGGGAAGCGCCAGAAAAGAAAACCGTAAAAATCGGGATCACGCAAATTGTGGAGCATCCATCATTGGATTCTGCGAGAGAGGGATTTATAGCCGCCTTGAAAGATGCTGGTTATGAAGAAGGAAAAAATCTTAAAATCGACTTCCAGAACGCCCAGGGGGATATGAACAATAATATGTCCATTGCCCAGAACCTGGTCGCGGACAAGAATGATTTGATTCTTGCTATCGCGACTGCCAGTGCACAATCAGTTGTGCAATCCACAAAGGATATTCCAATCCTTTTTACAGCCATCACTGATCCTGTTGGTGCTGAGCTTGTGGAAAGCATGGAAAAACCAGGCGGGAATGCAACGGGTACATCTGATACACATCCGGACGCCATCAAAAAAACGATTGACTCCATTAAAACATTTGTACCGGAAGCCAAGAAGGTCGGCATCATCTACAATGACGGGGAGCCAAACTCAGTAGTTAATGTTAAGCATGCGAAAGAAGCCATCGAGGCAGCAGGACTTGAAGCGGTTGAAACGACTATTTCAACAAGCTCCGAGGTAAAGCAGGCAGCAGAGTCCTTAGTAGGCCGTGCTGACGTGTTCTACATCCCTAAGGATAATACAGTTGTATCTGCCCTTGAATCTGTGCTGAACGTAGCCAATGAGAAAGACATTCCAGCTTTTGTTGGAGAAAGCGATTCGGTTAAACGGGGCGGATTTGCTTCCTATGGTTTTGAGTATCATGATCTTGGATACTCTACTGGCCAAATGGCCGTTGATATCCTTGAAGGCAAAAAGCCTGGTGAGATTCCTGTTGGCTACCCTGAAAGTCTTGAGCTGGTGATTAACCAAAAAGCAGCTGAGGAGCAGGGAGTCGCTTTGACGGATGAAATGTTGAAGGATGCTAATGTGGTTGGGGAATAA
- a CDS encoding EsaB/YukD family protein — MYIELTIDLKNYEVEPFDLRLSNYHSVKKVVDIVWQAKSIPQPPREGYWVRIPNKQMVLSGNDKLAEKGITTGDRFEIL, encoded by the coding sequence ATGTACATAGAATTAACAATCGATCTGAAAAATTATGAAGTTGAACCTTTTGATCTCCGTCTATCTAACTATCACTCTGTTAAAAAAGTAGTTGATATTGTTTGGCAAGCTAAGTCTATTCCTCAGCCGCCCAGGGAAGGCTATTGGGTCAGAATTCCCAACAAGCAAATGGTTCTGTCAGGGAACGATAAGCTGGCAGAAAAGGGGATTACCACTGGGGACCGTTTCGAAATTTTATAA
- the essB gene encoding type VII secretion protein EssB has translation MSEKSQTYLEEQLEAVVETDHQSLTILFQREKIKADAAAELELLKAMDSAIKRDVHLTEDELRLVLQIPSNYLTFSKLKKKDQRSRWIFSSQLLKLVKSHPYSRLHLIICPENIVADESLSPHLLHYGVKESLPPYEANREKLWMELKAAIAAAVDGKHSFRDYLRLHETIELSPAAAIVIKAKDENELSEVIRTNIEMLEKKDKEYVKVPQKKWKATRYSAWGLLIALLPFLAFSLYSLIFTQPKQAAFINSQEHFLKSQYSEVVSKLSNYDIDQMPRVVQYELAQSYIINEALTEDQKENVQNTITLQTDPLYYHYWIHIGRGDAKEALDISRDLEDRDLILFALLKYREVVKADDSLESDEKQQKIDEIQAEIDEYIEEQKAQEEEEQRLQEEQSNSGDNEQAVKQEPEQKAAEEQKPADSKAAETSAEKPAEKKEEAAKTKPN, from the coding sequence ATGTCAGAAAAGAGTCAAACCTACCTTGAAGAGCAGCTTGAAGCGGTTGTCGAAACAGATCATCAATCCCTTACCATTCTTTTTCAAAGAGAGAAAATAAAAGCTGATGCTGCTGCGGAATTGGAATTGCTTAAGGCAATGGATTCAGCTATAAAAAGGGATGTCCATTTAACAGAGGATGAACTGCGCCTCGTCCTGCAAATTCCCTCAAATTATTTAACCTTTTCCAAATTAAAAAAGAAAGACCAAAGAAGCAGATGGATCTTCTCTTCACAGCTCCTCAAGCTTGTAAAAAGTCATCCATATTCCAGACTGCATCTCATTATTTGTCCGGAAAATATAGTGGCTGATGAAAGCCTGTCGCCGCATTTGCTTCATTATGGTGTGAAAGAAAGCCTTCCGCCTTATGAGGCCAATCGGGAAAAACTTTGGATGGAATTGAAAGCGGCCATTGCAGCTGCTGTAGATGGAAAGCATTCCTTCCGGGATTACCTTAGACTTCATGAAACCATTGAACTGTCGCCTGCAGCGGCAATTGTGATCAAAGCCAAGGATGAAAATGAATTGTCAGAAGTCATCCGGACGAATATTGAAATGCTTGAAAAGAAAGATAAGGAATATGTTAAGGTTCCGCAGAAAAAATGGAAAGCAACAAGGTATTCTGCTTGGGGTCTGCTGATTGCTTTATTGCCTTTCCTTGCTTTCAGTCTATATTCCCTTATCTTTACCCAGCCTAAACAGGCAGCATTTATTAATAGCCAGGAACACTTCTTGAAAAGCCAATATAGTGAAGTCGTTTCTAAGTTATCCAATTATGATATTGATCAGATGCCGCGAGTCGTGCAATACGAACTTGCACAGTCTTACATAATAAATGAAGCATTGACAGAAGACCAAAAAGAGAATGTCCAAAATACCATCACCCTGCAGACGGATCCTCTTTACTATCATTACTGGATTCATATTGGGAGGGGAGATGCCAAGGAAGCTCTCGATATCTCCCGGGATCTTGAAGATAGAGACTTAATCCTATTTGCATTGCTAAAATACCGTGAAGTTGTCAAAGCAGATGATAGCCTTGAATCCGATGAAAAACAGCAGAAAATTGACGAAATCCAAGCTGAGATCGATGAGTATATAGAGGAACAGAAAGCTCAGGAGGAGGAGGAGCAGCGTCTTCAGGAAGAGCAAAGTAACAGCGGGGATAATGAACAGGCTGTAAAACAAGAGCCTGAACAGAAGGCTGCAGAAGAGCAAAAGCCTGCAGATTCAAAGGCAGCTGAAACATCTGCTGAAAAGCCAGCCGAAAAGAAGGAAGAGGCAGCAAAGACAAAACCAAATTAA
- a CDS encoding WXG100 family type VII secretion target, whose protein sequence is MSGVIRVTPAELVGMSNRYNGESSQVGDQIVRLDNMIRELEGAWEGEASRAFAEQYQSLRPSFVQMQQLLEDISVQLNNTARALEDADNQIAGQIRG, encoded by the coding sequence ATGTCAGGAGTTATTCGCGTTACACCAGCAGAATTAGTAGGCATGTCTAACCGTTATAATGGAGAAAGCAGCCAGGTTGGGGATCAGATTGTCCGTTTGGATAATATGATTCGTGAACTGGAAGGTGCATGGGAAGGGGAAGCAAGCAGAGCGTTTGCTGAACAATACCAATCTTTAAGGCCTTCATTTGTTCAAATGCAGCAATTATTAGAGGATATCTCTGTTCAGCTTAATAATACTGCAAGAGCTCTTGAAGATGCTGATAACCAGATTGCTGGCCAAATCCGCGGTTAA
- the essC gene encoding type VII secretion protein EssC, with translation MEQLWLFYSDYCQQLSMPFEKSGSITIGPELEQLVTIREFPFSKGAVSIERHDSFYEVRQDDSVLGKLNYGEPFQLYDDGKTLTIIVTSENMNSQTYYSGYQKEIEFSSENADAAIYKKDGILMDAGHSFELIKTEKGWIAEPKSGQLYINGKRAKERVFLEIGDVLLFPFMSIRIIEEDLFQIDSIESYESKLPITIRPQSEMAKKYPLYRRTPRMIYEMPDEKVSLSFPSQEPDDSGRGLWLIIMPPLIMLIVMGIVALIQPRGIFIIISMVMFMTTLVTSTVQYFKDKSNQKKRKARRHRVYTAYLEEKRKELQALSDQQKHVLEFHFPSFEKMKYFTGHISDRIWERPLESFDFLQFRLGTGNVPASYEVKVSSGDMANREIDDLLEQSQQMEKVYKEVRNVPVVADLAKGPIGLIGKESVVKNEIHQIIGQLAFFHSYHDVRFVFIFNEKEYKKWEWLKWLPHFQMPHAHAKGLIYNEQTRDQLLSSIYEILRERDLDENKEKLVYSPHLVFIIANHQLIADHVILEYLEGDHSNMGISVIFAADSKESLHDNIQTLVRYVNQEEGDILIQDKKAVSIPFRLDAHQKKGNEEFSRLLRTLDHQVGMTNSIPNSVSFLEMMKVKEVRKLPIKENWLTKESSKSLAVPIGLKGKEDLSLLNLHEKAHGPHGLLAGTTGSGKSEFLQTYILSLAVHFHPHEVAFLLIDYKGGGMAQPFKNMPHLLGTITNIEGSKNFSSRALASIKSELKRRQRLFDQYQVNHINDYTDLYKNMMAKEPLPHLFLISDEFAELKSEEPEFIRELVSAARIGRSLGVHLILATQKPGGVIDEQIWSNARFRVALKVQDTDDSREIIKNGDAAAITVTGRGYLQVGNNEVYELFQSAWSGAPYLDDTSETEDEIAIVTDLGLVPLSDVNSRQGKKKGGKTEIEAVVEEIEATQSSMGIKKLRSPWLPPLEGRLSRKLYRAAENNEIHLGMVDEPEKQSQYPLSYQIIEDGNIGVFGSSGYGKSHTIMTMLLSMAEKLSPEEAHYYIFDFGNGSLLPLRQLPHTADFFLMDEERKIEKFMNLIKDEIARRKLLFQQQEVSGIKMYNSMSSEKLPLVYITFDNFDLVKEEMQELETQINQIARDGQSLGIYMIFAATRINSIRQSLMNNLKTKVVHYLMDSSEAYSVLGRVPFAPEPIPGRAIIKMEEAFFSQVFLPADGKDDFEIMEAIRADIQELKEKYQDCRQPEEVPMLPAELNTINFTRYTTGAVQPGLVPVGLDEESVKPVYANFNKTKHCIILGQAQKGKTNVLKLMINHMLVQGAESVGIFDSFDRGLSSYASEEKSVYIETKEQISDWAAQVEEQLSLREKEYLNAIQHGKIDLEFPPIVLAVDGYSRFAQTLDNSLQERMARLMKNGSHLGFSVIVTGSNNELTKGYDSLTAEIKQIRQAIVLMKKSEQTLFTLPYDRKEAEIQPGYGYYVINGKELKIQIPLCATERKVLA, from the coding sequence ATGGAACAGTTATGGTTGTTTTACAGCGATTACTGCCAGCAGCTGTCTATGCCATTTGAGAAAAGCGGCAGCATCACCATAGGCCCAGAGCTTGAACAGCTGGTGACAATAAGGGAATTCCCTTTTTCAAAAGGGGCTGTGTCAATAGAAAGGCACGACAGCTTCTATGAAGTTAGACAAGATGATTCAGTTCTCGGAAAGCTGAACTATGGGGAACCCTTTCAGCTATATGATGATGGGAAGACCCTGACGATAATCGTAACCTCTGAAAATATGAATAGCCAGACCTACTACTCTGGCTATCAAAAGGAGATAGAGTTTTCCTCTGAGAATGCAGATGCAGCAATTTATAAAAAGGACGGCATATTAATGGATGCCGGTCATTCCTTTGAACTGATTAAAACAGAGAAGGGCTGGATCGCGGAGCCAAAGTCAGGACAGCTTTATATAAACGGAAAAAGAGCCAAAGAGAGAGTTTTCCTTGAAATCGGCGATGTGCTGCTCTTCCCATTTATGTCTATTCGAATAATAGAAGAGGATCTTTTCCAGATCGACAGCATTGAAAGCTATGAATCTAAGCTTCCGATTACCATCAGGCCGCAATCAGAGATGGCAAAGAAATATCCGCTCTATCGCAGAACGCCAAGAATGATTTATGAAATGCCGGATGAAAAAGTTTCTCTATCCTTTCCGTCACAGGAGCCGGATGATTCAGGCAGGGGGTTATGGCTGATCATCATGCCGCCGCTGATTATGCTGATCGTGATGGGCATCGTGGCTTTGATTCAGCCAAGAGGAATATTTATTATCATTTCAATGGTCATGTTCATGACCACGTTAGTCACATCTACTGTCCAGTACTTTAAGGATAAGAGCAACCAAAAAAAGCGGAAAGCGCGCAGACATCGAGTGTATACTGCCTATCTGGAAGAGAAGCGAAAAGAGCTGCAGGCATTGTCTGACCAGCAGAAGCATGTTCTGGAATTCCATTTTCCTTCTTTTGAGAAAATGAAATATTTTACGGGCCATATATCCGACCGGATTTGGGAGCGGCCACTGGAAAGTTTTGATTTTCTTCAGTTTAGGCTTGGAACCGGTAATGTGCCTGCGAGCTATGAAGTTAAGGTCAGCTCAGGGGATATGGCTAACCGGGAAATTGATGACCTGCTTGAACAGTCACAGCAGATGGAAAAAGTCTATAAAGAAGTTAGAAATGTGCCTGTGGTGGCTGACCTTGCTAAGGGGCCAATCGGGCTGATCGGTAAAGAGTCGGTTGTTAAAAATGAAATACACCAGATCATTGGACAGCTGGCGTTTTTTCACAGCTACCATGATGTGCGGTTTGTATTTATTTTTAATGAAAAGGAATATAAGAAATGGGAATGGCTGAAATGGCTTCCACATTTCCAGATGCCGCATGCGCACGCAAAAGGGTTGATATATAACGAACAAACGAGGGATCAGCTGTTATCTTCCATTTATGAAATCCTGCGTGAAAGGGATTTGGATGAAAATAAGGAGAAGCTGGTGTACTCTCCGCATCTGGTATTTATCATTGCTAATCATCAGCTGATTGCGGATCATGTCATTTTAGAATATTTGGAGGGAGACCACTCCAATATGGGGATCTCCGTTATTTTTGCAGCTGATTCAAAAGAAAGCCTGCATGATAATATTCAAACACTTGTCAGATATGTCAATCAGGAAGAAGGAGACATTCTGATTCAGGACAAAAAGGCCGTGAGCATCCCATTTAGGCTTGATGCTCATCAGAAGAAGGGGAATGAGGAATTTTCCCGTCTGTTAAGAACGCTTGATCATCAGGTTGGAATGACCAATTCCATTCCAAATAGCGTTTCGTTCCTGGAAATGATGAAAGTAAAAGAAGTGAGAAAACTTCCAATCAAAGAGAATTGGCTTACAAAAGAGTCTTCGAAATCTCTGGCGGTGCCAATTGGATTAAAAGGAAAGGAAGACCTGTCGCTTTTGAATCTTCATGAAAAAGCGCATGGCCCGCACGGACTGCTGGCTGGGACAACGGGATCGGGTAAGAGTGAATTCCTGCAGACCTATATTCTTTCACTTGCTGTTCACTTCCATCCCCATGAGGTCGCATTCCTGCTGATTGACTACAAAGGCGGGGGAATGGCCCAGCCGTTTAAGAACATGCCGCATCTGCTTGGAACGATTACGAATATCGAAGGAAGCAAAAACTTCAGTTCAAGAGCGCTTGCCTCAATCAAAAGTGAATTAAAGAGGCGGCAGAGGCTTTTTGATCAATACCAGGTTAATCACATTAATGATTACACAGACCTTTATAAAAACATGATGGCAAAGGAACCGCTGCCGCATCTGTTCTTAATTTCTGATGAGTTTGCGGAGCTGAAAAGCGAAGAGCCGGAATTTATCAGGGAGCTTGTCAGTGCCGCACGAATCGGACGAAGTCTTGGGGTGCACTTAATTCTGGCAACCCAAAAGCCGGGCGGTGTCATTGATGAACAGATCTGGAGTAATGCCCGCTTCCGGGTGGCTTTAAAGGTTCAGGACACAGATGACAGCCGGGAAATCATCAAAAACGGAGATGCAGCAGCTATTACCGTAACCGGACGCGGCTACCTGCAAGTCGGCAATAATGAAGTCTATGAACTCTTCCAATCTGCATGGAGCGGAGCGCCTTATTTGGATGACACGTCTGAGACAGAGGATGAAATTGCAATTGTAACCGACCTCGGGCTTGTGCCATTATCAGATGTTAATTCACGCCAAGGGAAGAAAAAAGGCGGAAAAACAGAAATTGAAGCAGTGGTGGAAGAAATTGAAGCAACACAGTCCTCGATGGGAATTAAGAAGCTTAGAAGTCCGTGGCTTCCTCCTCTTGAAGGGCGCTTAAGCAGAAAACTTTATCGCGCTGCAGAAAATAATGAGATTCATTTAGGGATGGTGGATGAGCCTGAGAAGCAGAGCCAGTATCCATTAAGCTATCAAATCATAGAGGATGGAAATATCGGGGTGTTCGGCTCCTCCGGTTACGGAAAATCCCATACGATTATGACGATGCTTCTTAGCATGGCCGAAAAGCTATCTCCTGAAGAAGCTCATTATTATATTTTCGATTTTGGAAATGGCTCACTCCTTCCGCTAAGACAGCTGCCGCATACGGCCGACTTTTTCCTGATGGATGAAGAACGCAAGATTGAAAAATTCATGAATCTGATCAAGGATGAAATTGCCCGCAGGAAGCTGCTGTTCCAGCAGCAGGAAGTCAGCGGAATTAAGATGTACAATTCGATGAGCAGCGAAAAGTTGCCGCTCGTATATATCACATTTGATAACTTTGATTTAGTAAAAGAAGAAATGCAGGAGCTTGAAACGCAAATTAATCAGATTGCCAGGGACGGGCAGTCACTCGGCATTTATATGATTTTCGCTGCGACGCGGATCAATTCAATCAGACAGTCTCTCATGAACAACCTCAAAACCAAGGTCGTCCATTATTTGATGGACAGCAGCGAGGCATACTCCGTACTGGGAAGAGTTCCGTTCGCACCTGAGCCTATACCGGGAAGAGCCATTATAAAAATGGAAGAGGCGTTTTTCTCACAGGTATTCTTGCCGGCAGATGGCAAGGATGATTTTGAGATTATGGAAGCCATCCGGGCTGACATCCAGGAACTGAAAGAGAAATACCAGGACTGCAGGCAGCCTGAAGAGGTGCCGATGCTTCCAGCAGAGCTTAATACAATTAACTTTACCCGCTACACTACTGGAGCTGTTCAGCCAGGACTTGTGCCTGTTGGCCTTGATGAGGAATCTGTAAAACCTGTTTATGCGAACTTCAATAAAACGAAACATTGCATCATCCTGGGGCAGGCCCAAAAAGGAAAGACAAATGTTCTTAAGCTCATGATCAATCACATGCTTGTTCAGGGTGCAGAGTCCGTCGGTATTTTCGATTCCTTTGACAGAGGGTTATCTTCCTATGCCAGCGAAGAAAAGTCGGTTTATATCGAAACAAAGGAACAAATCAGCGATTGGGCTGCACAGGTGGAAGAACAGTTATCCCTCAGGGAAAAAGAGTATCTTAATGCTATCCAGCATGGCAAGATAGATTTAGAGTTCCCGCCAATCGTACTGGCTGTGGATGGATACTCCCGTTTTGCGCAGACATTGGATAACAGCCTGCAGGAAAGAATGGCCAGGCTGATGAAAAACGGCAGCCATCTAGGCTTTAGTGTCATCGTGACAGGCAGCAATAATGAACTGACAAAAGGATACGATTCCTTAACAGCAGAAATCAAACAGATCCGCCAGGCGATCGTTCTGATGAAAAAATCGGAGCAGACGCTGTTTACCCTTCCATACGACCGGAAAGAGGCAGAGATTCAGCCGGGATATGGTTATTACGTTATAAACGGAAAGGAATTAAAAATTCAAATTCCTTTATGTGCCACTGAAAGGAAGGTCTTAGCATGA